A part of Larkinella insperata genomic DNA contains:
- a CDS encoding S9 family peptidase produces the protein MKKISLMGGFLLLSLTTQAQTPLTPEQLWKWGRVSGLGISKNQQSVVYAVSTPNAEENKSARKTYKIPLAGGPAVEVANTDELLTNSRISPDSKHLISSEAVKLEDLTSTDKYPDLKKSSAYIYTSLNYRHWDTWEDGKYDHVFVAPLVNGKAGKAKDIMPGEKFDCPQKPFGGDEDFIWHPDGKRILYVTKKKSGTDYAVSTNTDLYEYDLATGATKNLTEENKGYDVSPEYNAKGQLAWLQMKRDGYEADKQDIVVMNGPAKLNLTQQRDDIHVNSFKWSQDGKALFFTAAVDGTIQLFNVTYPGLTKMMPIITQITKGDFDITGIVGQVGNTLVVSRTDMNHPTELYTVDLGNGSLKQLTHVNDAVLKNTGICKTERRMVKTTDNKQMLVWMIYPPGFDASKKYPTLLYCQGGPQSALTQMYSYRWNFQLMASQGYIIVAPNRRGMPGHGTEWNEQVSKDWGGQVLNDYLSAIDDVAKEPYVDKNRLGCVGPSFGGYSVYALAGRHDKRFKTFISHDGIFDFRSMYGTTEEVFFVNWDLGGPYWDQKNKAAQRTYEQSPSNFVDKWDTPIFIIQGGKDYRVPIEQGLQAFQAAQLRGIKSKLLYLPDENHWVLTAQNALVWQREFFAWLKETLP, from the coding sequence ATGAAAAAAATAAGCTTGATGGGCGGTTTTCTGCTGCTGTCGCTGACCACCCAGGCCCAAACGCCCCTTACGCCCGAACAGCTCTGGAAATGGGGCCGGGTGTCGGGACTGGGCATTTCAAAGAACCAACAGTCGGTTGTTTATGCGGTCAGCACGCCCAACGCCGAGGAAAATAAAAGCGCGCGAAAAACCTACAAAATACCGCTGGCGGGTGGCCCGGCGGTGGAGGTGGCCAATACCGATGAACTGCTGACCAACTCCCGGATTTCGCCGGACAGCAAACACCTCATCAGCAGCGAAGCCGTGAAGCTGGAAGACCTAACCAGCACCGACAAATACCCGGACCTTAAGAAATCCAGTGCGTACATCTACACTTCGCTGAATTACCGCCACTGGGACACCTGGGAAGACGGCAAATACGACCATGTTTTTGTGGCTCCGCTGGTGAACGGGAAAGCCGGTAAAGCCAAAGACATCATGCCGGGCGAGAAGTTTGACTGCCCGCAGAAACCGTTCGGCGGTGATGAGGATTTTATCTGGCACCCCGATGGCAAACGCATTCTGTACGTCACCAAGAAAAAATCGGGAACGGATTACGCCGTCAGCACCAACACCGACCTGTACGAATACGACCTGGCGACCGGTGCTACCAAAAACCTGACGGAAGAAAACAAGGGGTACGATGTCAGCCCCGAGTACAACGCCAAGGGGCAACTGGCTTGGCTGCAAATGAAACGCGACGGTTACGAAGCCGATAAGCAGGATATTGTGGTCATGAACGGCCCCGCCAAACTGAACCTCACCCAGCAGCGCGACGATATTCACGTCAACAGTTTCAAGTGGAGCCAGGACGGCAAGGCGCTGTTCTTTACCGCAGCCGTCGATGGAACAATCCAGCTTTTCAACGTAACTTATCCGGGGCTGACGAAAATGATGCCCATCATCACGCAGATTACTAAGGGCGATTTCGACATCACCGGCATTGTCGGGCAGGTGGGCAACACCCTGGTCGTTTCCCGGACGGACATGAACCATCCAACCGAACTCTACACCGTCGATTTAGGCAACGGTTCGCTGAAACAACTCACGCACGTTAACGACGCGGTGCTGAAAAATACCGGTATCTGCAAAACCGAACGCCGGATGGTTAAAACCACCGACAACAAGCAAATGCTGGTCTGGATGATTTACCCGCCGGGCTTCGATGCATCCAAAAAGTACCCCACGCTGCTCTACTGCCAGGGCGGCCCGCAGTCGGCCCTGACGCAGATGTACTCCTACCGCTGGAACTTCCAGTTGATGGCGTCGCAGGGCTACATCATTGTGGCTCCCAACCGCCGGGGGATGCCGGGGCACGGCACCGAGTGGAACGAACAGGTCAGCAAGGATTGGGGCGGTCAGGTGCTCAACGATTACCTGAGCGCAATTGACGACGTAGCGAAAGAACCGTACGTGGATAAAAACCGGCTGGGGTGCGTTGGACCGAGTTTCGGCGGCTACTCGGTGTACGCGCTGGCCGGAAGGCACGACAAACGGTTTAAGACATTTATCTCGCACGACGGTATTTTCGACTTCCGGAGCATGTACGGCACCACCGAAGAAGTCTTTTTTGTCAACTGGGATTTAGGCGGACCGTACTGGGATCAGAAAAACAAGGCCGCCCAGCGTACGTACGAACAGTCGCCGAGCAACTTCGTGGACAAGTGGGACACGCCGATTTTTATCATTCAGGGGGGCAAAGACTACCGGGTTCCCATCGAACAGGGGTTGCAGGCTTTCCAGGCGGCTCAGTTGCGCGGCATCAAAAGCAAACTGCTCTACCTGCCCGACGAAAACCACTGGGTGCTGACCGCCCAGAACGCGCTGGTCTGGCAGCGGGAGTTTTTCGCGTGGCTGAAAGAGACGCTGCCATAA
- a CDS encoding cytochrome-c peroxidase, which yields MKCFSILFFRLPILSLVLLISISCGNEGKTLKKKEKKVSESIDVLAALPESVVDPPDNPTNPQKVELGRLLFYDPILSGNRDVACATCHQPDFNYAEFLETSIGVNGAGSGSKRQFRTPNSIPFVKRNSQSILNTAFNGITNHGTYNPASAPMFWDLRAKGLEEQALIPIKTLEEMRGHSFSEATILEEVIARIRSIPEYRTRFGEAFAGETNPVHAQNLARAIAAYERSLVANQSRFDQYMRGDSNALSLSEKDGMNLFLRTGCAKCHNGPMLSDFKLHTLGVPDTQNRQESDAGIQGNYAFRTPSLRNLRYTAPYMHSGRFTTLDQVLLFYEDVAGGKIENPHVTAHQMDPLSRKMDVNFRDISGIVEFLNTLNDDSFDKTVPTRVPSGLNVKGNVD from the coding sequence ATGAAGTGCTTTTCCATTCTCTTCTTTCGGCTGCCCATCCTGAGTCTTGTTCTGCTGATCTCGATTTCGTGCGGCAACGAGGGCAAAACCCTGAAAAAGAAGGAAAAGAAGGTTTCCGAATCCATCGACGTGTTGGCCGCCCTGCCCGAGTCGGTCGTCGATCCGCCGGACAACCCGACGAATCCCCAAAAAGTCGAGTTGGGGCGGTTGCTTTTTTACGATCCGATTTTGTCCGGTAATCGGGATGTGGCCTGTGCCACCTGCCACCAGCCGGATTTCAACTACGCCGAATTTCTGGAAACGTCGATTGGCGTGAACGGAGCCGGCAGCGGCAGCAAACGGCAGTTTCGAACGCCCAATTCCATTCCGTTTGTCAAACGCAACTCGCAGTCCATCCTGAATACGGCGTTCAACGGTATTACCAACCACGGTACGTATAATCCCGCATCGGCTCCCATGTTTTGGGATTTACGGGCGAAAGGGCTGGAAGAACAGGCGCTGATTCCCATCAAAACCCTGGAGGAAATGCGCGGCCATTCGTTTTCGGAGGCAACCATTCTGGAGGAGGTGATTGCCCGGATTCGCAGCATTCCGGAATATCGAACGCGGTTTGGGGAGGCTTTTGCGGGCGAAACCAATCCCGTCCACGCGCAAAACCTGGCCCGAGCCATTGCTGCCTACGAACGATCGCTGGTGGCCAACCAGTCGCGGTTTGATCAGTACATGCGGGGGGACAGCAACGCGCTTTCGCTGAGCGAAAAGGACGGTATGAATCTGTTTCTGCGAACCGGCTGCGCCAAATGCCACAACGGCCCGATGCTGTCCGACTTTAAGCTTCACACGCTGGGCGTTCCGGATACGCAGAACCGGCAGGAGTCAGACGCCGGTATTCAGGGGAATTACGCCTTTCGAACACCGTCGCTGCGCAACCTCCGGTATACGGCGCCCTACATGCACAGTGGCCGATTCACTACGCTGGACCAGGTGCTGTTGTTTTACGAGGATGTGGCCGGTGGGAAAATCGAAAATCCGCACGTTACGGCCCACCAGATGGACCCTTTGTCCCGGAAAATGGACGTGAATTTCCGGGACATTTCCGGCATCGTCGAATTTCTGAATACGCTCAACGACGATTCGTTCGACAAAACCGTTCCGACCCGTGTGCCCAGCGGCCTGAACGTCAAAGGAAACGTGGATTAA
- the asnS gene encoding asparagine--tRNA ligase: protein MSLLPVKQLLASDTTGQTVTVKGWVRTKRESKNAIFIAINDGSTIHNVQAVAEPGQFNEETIRLVTTGACVAITGTLVESQGSGQKVEVKATDIHIYGPADPDKYPLQPKKHSMEFLREIAHLRPRTNTFSAVLRIRHALAFAIHRYFNDNGFFYLHTPIITASDAEGAGEMFRVTTLELDNLPRTEEGAIDYKQDFFGRETNLTVSGQLEGELGALALSKIYTFGPTFRAENSNTTRHLAEFWMVEPEMAFYELEDNMDLAEDFVKSVIGYALQHCADDLKFLESRLQEEEKAKPQAERSPMPLLEKLGFVVNSNFERVTYTEAINILLQSKPHKEKKFQYPVGWGIDLQSEHERFLVEKHFKKPVILTNYPREIKSFYMKQDEPSASAPGPTVRAMDVLFPGIGEIIGGSQREDNYEKLMARVEEVGVDPANIWWFLETRQFGSAPHSGFGLGFERLVLFVTGMSNIRDVIPFPRTPKSAEF, encoded by the coding sequence ATGAGTCTTTTACCTGTTAAACAATTGCTCGCGTCTGACACAACCGGCCAAACCGTTACCGTCAAAGGCTGGGTTCGAACCAAGCGGGAAAGCAAAAACGCCATTTTCATCGCCATCAACGACGGCTCAACCATCCACAACGTACAGGCCGTTGCCGAACCGGGGCAGTTCAACGAAGAAACCATCCGGCTGGTAACCACGGGCGCCTGCGTAGCCATTACCGGAACGCTGGTGGAGTCGCAGGGATCGGGGCAGAAAGTAGAAGTAAAGGCAACTGACATTCATATCTACGGGCCTGCTGATCCGGATAAATACCCGTTGCAGCCCAAGAAGCACTCCATGGAGTTTTTGCGGGAAATTGCCCACCTGCGCCCGCGCACCAATACGTTCAGTGCCGTGCTCCGAATCCGGCACGCGCTGGCGTTTGCGATTCACCGGTATTTTAACGACAACGGCTTTTTCTACCTGCACACGCCCATCATCACGGCGTCCGATGCGGAAGGGGCCGGGGAGATGTTCCGCGTTACGACGCTGGAACTAGATAACCTGCCGCGGACGGAAGAAGGAGCTATTGACTATAAACAGGACTTTTTTGGCCGCGAAACCAACCTGACGGTTTCGGGACAACTGGAGGGCGAACTGGGCGCCCTGGCGTTATCAAAAATTTACACGTTCGGGCCGACGTTCCGGGCCGAAAACTCCAATACAACGCGCCACCTGGCCGAATTCTGGATGGTGGAGCCGGAAATGGCCTTCTATGAACTGGAAGACAACATGGATCTGGCCGAAGATTTCGTTAAATCCGTCATTGGCTACGCCCTGCAACACTGCGCCGACGATCTGAAATTCCTGGAAAGCCGGCTTCAGGAAGAGGAAAAGGCCAAGCCGCAGGCCGAACGAAGCCCGATGCCGCTGCTCGAAAAACTCGGGTTTGTGGTCAACAGCAACTTTGAACGGGTAACCTACACGGAAGCCATCAACATTCTGCTGCAATCGAAGCCGCACAAGGAAAAGAAGTTTCAGTATCCCGTCGGCTGGGGCATTGACCTGCAATCGGAACACGAGCGGTTCCTGGTCGAAAAACACTTTAAGAAACCCGTCATTCTGACCAACTACCCGCGCGAAATCAAGTCGTTCTACATGAAGCAGGACGAACCGTCGGCGTCGGCTCCCGGGCCTACCGTGCGGGCGATGGACGTGCTGTTTCCAGGCATTGGCGAAATCATTGGCGGTTCGCAGCGTGAAGATAATTACGAAAAACTCATGGCGCGGGTAGAGGAAGTCGGTGTTGATCCGGCCAACATCTGGTGGTTCCTCGAAACCCGTCAGTTTGGCTCGGCTCCGCACTCTGGCTTCGGCCTGGGCTTCGAGCGGCTGGTGCTGTTCGTGACGGGCATGAGCAACATCCGCGATGTGATTCCGTTCCCCAGAACGCCCAAGAGCGCGGAGTTCTAG
- the rpoN gene encoding RNA polymerase factor sigma-54, with translation MQRLSLTQSLQQKLSPQQIQFIKLLQIPTAELDTRIEEELEINPALEEGLDTDFDEPNSDDPFADDYNDDDYKDRNDEVDLGSYLNEDDYNGYKMQGDGNYGEEEREMPVANRSTLTDTLMQQFGYLNLDERQELIGMQLIGSIENDGYIRRSMQAIVNDLAFSHSIFTDTEELETVLKRVQTFDPPGIAARSLQECLLLQLQRKDMSDPAVPLAIRIIEDLFEEFSKKHYDKIQKRLNISEEQLKKVIQIITKLNPKPGSVEGEDSAVQYLIPDFILTNNNGKLELTLNSRNAPELRISRSFAEMLDTYEKSDKNNRSLKETVSFVKQKLDAAKWFIDAIKQRQATLLKTMNAIVKFQYDFFLEGDETKLRPMILKDIATMIDMDVSTISRVANSKSVQTEFGIYPLKYFFSEGISTDSGEDVSSREVKNILKEFIDQEPKGNPLSDDKLEKMLNERGYNIARRTVAKYREQLNIPVARLRKQL, from the coding sequence ATGCAAAGACTTAGCCTTACCCAATCACTCCAGCAAAAGCTGTCCCCGCAACAGATTCAGTTTATTAAACTGTTGCAAATTCCGACGGCCGAGCTGGATACCCGCATTGAAGAAGAACTGGAAATTAATCCGGCTCTGGAAGAGGGTCTTGATACTGATTTTGACGAGCCCAATTCCGACGATCCGTTTGCGGATGACTATAACGACGACGACTACAAGGACCGAAACGACGAGGTTGACCTGGGCAGTTATCTGAACGAAGACGACTACAACGGGTATAAAATGCAGGGCGACGGCAACTACGGCGAGGAAGAACGCGAAATGCCGGTGGCCAACCGCTCAACGCTGACCGACACGCTGATGCAGCAGTTTGGCTACCTGAACCTTGACGAGCGGCAGGAACTCATCGGTATGCAGCTCATTGGCAGCATCGAAAACGACGGCTACATCCGACGGTCGATGCAGGCCATTGTCAACGACCTGGCTTTTTCGCACAGCATTTTCACCGATACCGAGGAACTGGAAACGGTGTTGAAGCGGGTTCAAACCTTCGATCCGCCGGGCATTGCCGCCCGCTCGTTACAGGAATGTCTGCTGCTGCAACTCCAGCGGAAAGATATGTCGGACCCCGCCGTTCCGCTGGCAATCCGGATCATTGAAGACCTGTTTGAAGAATTTTCGAAAAAGCACTACGACAAAATCCAGAAGCGGCTCAACATCAGCGAAGAACAGCTCAAGAAAGTTATTCAGATCATCACCAAACTGAATCCGAAACCGGGCTCAGTGGAGGGGGAAGACAGCGCGGTTCAGTACCTGATTCCGGATTTCATTCTGACCAACAACAACGGCAAACTGGAACTGACGCTCAACTCCCGCAACGCCCCCGAACTCCGCATCAGCCGGTCGTTTGCCGAAATGCTCGACACCTACGAGAAGAGCGATAAAAACAACCGGTCGTTAAAAGAAACCGTTTCGTTTGTCAAACAGAAACTCGACGCGGCCAAGTGGTTTATCGACGCCATCAAGCAACGCCAGGCTACGCTGCTCAAGACGATGAACGCCATCGTTAAATTCCAGTACGACTTTTTCCTGGAAGGTGACGAAACCAAGCTCCGGCCCATGATTCTGAAAGACATCGCGACCATGATCGACATGGACGTTTCGACGATTTCGCGCGTGGCCAACAGCAAATCCGTTCAGACGGAATTTGGCATTTATCCCCTTAAATACTTTTTCTCCGAAGGAATTTCGACGGATTCGGGCGAGGATGTCAGCAGCCGCGAGGTCAAGAACATTCTGAAAGAATTTATCGATCAGGAACCCAAAGGCAATCCGCTTTCGGACGACAAACTCGAGAAAATGCTCAACGAGCGCGGCTACAACATTGCCCGTCGGACGGTAGCCAAATACCGGGAGCAGTTAAACATTCCGGTAGCGCGTTTGCGGAAACAGTTATGA
- a CDS encoding enoyl-CoA hydratase/isomerase family protein, with product MFHHLLFSVSNGICQITLNRPQVHNALSPDLIREIASAFETAGADETVRVVVLTGAGDRAFCSGADLKEAAGQLQGTDGFSMGDLLRSTYHPMIRAIRKLPKPVVCRLNGVAAGAGCSLALACDVVIAAEEAYLSLLFVGIGLMPDAGSTFFLPRLVGSQKAFELCSTGRRVYGPEAAQLGLITRSVPAAELDQAVAETVAYYASAPTQAIGLMKLALNQSLYTDLEAQLEQEAQYQNQLGQSPDAAEGIMAFLQKRKPIFQGK from the coding sequence ATGTTTCACCACCTGCTGTTTTCCGTTTCGAACGGTATTTGCCAGATTACCCTCAACCGCCCGCAGGTGCACAACGCGCTGAGTCCCGACTTGATCCGGGAGATTGCGAGCGCCTTCGAAACCGCCGGGGCCGACGAGACCGTGCGCGTGGTGGTCCTGACGGGGGCGGGCGACCGGGCATTTTGTTCGGGCGCCGATTTGAAAGAAGCCGCCGGGCAACTCCAGGGCACGGACGGCTTTTCGATGGGCGACCTGCTGCGCTCGACCTATCACCCCATGATCCGGGCGATCCGGAAGCTGCCCAAACCGGTGGTTTGCCGGTTGAACGGAGTGGCCGCCGGGGCGGGTTGTTCGCTCGCGCTGGCCTGCGACGTGGTGATTGCCGCCGAGGAAGCGTATCTGTCGCTCCTGTTCGTTGGGATCGGGCTGATGCCCGACGCCGGTTCAACGTTTTTCCTGCCGCGTCTGGTGGGTTCGCAGAAGGCGTTTGAGTTATGCAGCACCGGTCGGCGGGTATACGGCCCGGAAGCTGCGCAACTGGGGTTGATCACCCGCTCGGTTCCGGCCGCCGAACTGGACCAGGCCGTGGCCGAAACCGTTGCGTATTACGCCAGCGCCCCTACCCAAGCCATCGGTTTGATGAAATTAGCGCTGAACCAATCGCTGTACACCGATCTGGAAGCGCAGCTGGAGCAAGAAGCTCAGTATCAGAATCAATTGGGGCAGTCGCCGGATGCAGCTGAGGGCATCATGGCCTTTTTGCAGAAGCGAAAACCCATTTTCCAGGGAAAATAG
- a CDS encoding DoxX family protein: MHLLLWAAQGILAASLFWAAGLKLFQPIEKLAALWPWAGQVPVSLVKLTGLVDLLGAVGLLAPTLLRVKPKLTAIAAIGIVILMACASVFHSIRGETSVIGVNLFFALIAAFIAWGRLRKSPGSSEG; the protein is encoded by the coding sequence ATGCACCTTCTCCTTTGGGCCGCGCAGGGTATACTGGCTGCCAGCCTGTTCTGGGCTGCCGGCCTGAAATTGTTTCAACCGATTGAAAAGTTAGCCGCCTTGTGGCCCTGGGCCGGACAGGTTCCGGTTAGTTTGGTAAAACTGACCGGTCTGGTGGACTTGTTGGGGGCGGTTGGCCTACTGGCACCAACCTTGCTTCGCGTAAAACCCAAACTGACAGCCATTGCTGCAATTGGCATTGTAATCCTGATGGCCTGCGCCAGCGTTTTTCACAGTATACGGGGCGAAACGTCGGTCATTGGGGTCAATCTGTTTTTTGCCCTCATAGCCGCTTTTATAGCCTGGGGAAGACTCCGGAAATCGCCTGGATCGTCTGAAGGATAG
- a CDS encoding winged helix-turn-helix transcriptional regulator, which yields MLTAEGCPKTMLSIRDALEAVEGRWKLLILFALAQSPKRFKQLAKEVPGITDKTLSKELKSLESNKLVQRNVYDTFPPTVQYSITAHGKSLEKVIEELHYWGLAHRREIMGK from the coding sequence ATGCTGACAGCCGAAGGATGCCCTAAAACCATGCTTTCCATCCGGGACGCCCTGGAAGCCGTGGAAGGGCGGTGGAAACTATTGATTCTGTTTGCATTAGCTCAATCTCCTAAACGATTCAAGCAACTGGCCAAAGAGGTGCCGGGCATTACGGATAAAACGCTTTCAAAGGAGCTGAAAAGCCTGGAGAGCAATAAACTGGTGCAGCGGAACGTCTACGATACCTTCCCTCCGACGGTCCAGTATTCCATTACGGCCCACGGCAAGTCACTGGAGAAGGTCATCGAAGAACTGCACTACTGGGGCCTGGCCCATCGCCGAGAAATCATGGGGAAATAA
- a CDS encoding siderophore-interacting protein — translation MANILKKTVAGLLDKMLTPARVLAVRAWQPATLYEVDAHLPTVDMAKWDTIKRVKCKVDDFAFRDYTPALWNADQNICTLYIEAGHNGAGSRWVQRLKTGDEILLSVAHAAPLPAQEGKILCLADGSALGHCLGLKQLTDRQKYPMDVAVYLHDPYEIPTSLTENNTEFEFITQPHGDRLALLEKWYTARDVSAYSSIYIAGNIPMVTALRRKLKALPAVRARIYSHGFWS, via the coding sequence ATGGCCAATATTCTAAAAAAAACAGTTGCTGGTTTGCTGGATAAGATGCTGACACCCGCCCGGGTGTTAGCCGTTCGTGCCTGGCAACCCGCCACGCTGTATGAAGTCGATGCTCACCTTCCAACGGTTGATATGGCGAAGTGGGACACCATAAAACGGGTAAAGTGCAAGGTAGATGACTTTGCGTTCCGGGACTACACCCCGGCGTTGTGGAATGCCGACCAGAACATATGCACCCTGTACATCGAAGCCGGGCATAACGGCGCTGGTAGTCGGTGGGTGCAACGACTGAAAACGGGCGACGAAATTTTATTGAGCGTTGCCCATGCCGCCCCCCTGCCCGCTCAGGAAGGGAAAATACTGTGCCTTGCCGATGGAAGCGCGTTAGGGCATTGTCTGGGTCTGAAGCAATTAACCGATCGACAGAAATACCCCATGGACGTTGCCGTTTATTTGCATGATCCGTACGAAATACCGACCTCCCTGACCGAAAACAACACCGAGTTTGAGTTTATCACCCAGCCGCACGGTGATCGTCTCGCCCTGCTGGAAAAGTGGTATACCGCTAGAGATGTAAGCGCTTATTCCTCCATTTATATCGCGGGTAATATTCCGATGGTGACGGCTTTACGGAGAAAGTTAAAAGCGTTACCGGCGGTACGCGCCAGGATTTATTCGCACGGCTTTTGGTCCTAA
- a CDS encoding AraC family transcriptional regulator, producing MAKEDIQIYHLEKTLSGIAIFSLSDEIIPAHLNENVILPHRHDHYCCFFVENGHLNFNVDFQNLAIQPASLLLSCPGQVHQPGEAKDLTGWAMAFEAQLIDQNARLIIEQSFAKVALISLQPSEKEWFANVFRLIHSTVEDKSPSFHFQLLQTLLNAFFYKAVILFQTQENEQIRNLSLRSIEIVKTFQLLIRKHFLVLKKPADYASKMNITVSYLNDTVKSVTGFSTTYFIQQEVFREAQRLLFYTAKSVKEIAYQLGYDDYKYFIRLFRKIAGTSPAHFRKATNQP from the coding sequence ATGGCGAAAGAAGATATTCAGATTTATCATTTAGAAAAAACACTGTCCGGTATAGCCATTTTTTCGTTGTCGGATGAAATTATTCCGGCGCATTTGAATGAGAACGTCATTCTCCCCCACCGCCACGATCATTATTGCTGTTTTTTTGTTGAGAATGGGCACCTGAATTTCAATGTCGATTTCCAGAATCTGGCCATTCAACCGGCCTCGCTTTTGCTATCCTGCCCGGGGCAAGTTCATCAACCCGGCGAGGCCAAGGACCTTACTGGATGGGCTATGGCATTTGAGGCTCAATTGATTGACCAAAACGCCCGGCTGATCATCGAACAATCGTTTGCAAAAGTTGCCCTGATTTCATTACAGCCGTCCGAAAAAGAATGGTTTGCCAACGTGTTCCGCTTGATTCACTCAACGGTAGAAGACAAGTCTCCCAGTTTTCATTTTCAATTGCTCCAGACGTTATTAAACGCTTTTTTTTACAAAGCCGTCATCCTTTTTCAAACGCAGGAAAATGAACAGATCCGGAACCTGTCTTTACGCAGTATTGAGATCGTTAAAACGTTTCAGTTGTTAATCAGGAAGCATTTTCTTGTCCTGAAAAAACCAGCGGATTATGCGTCAAAAATGAACATAACCGTCAGCTATTTAAACGACACGGTAAAGTCAGTAACCGGTTTTTCCACTACTTATTTCATCCAGCAGGAAGTCTTCCGGGAGGCTCAGCGATTGTTGTTTTACACCGCGAAAAGTGTCAAGGAGATTGCTTATCAACTAGGTTACGACGATTATAAATACTTCATCCGGTTGTTCCGCAAAATCGCCGGTACGTCGCCCGCCCATTTCAGGAAAGCCACTAACCAACCCTGA
- a CDS encoding STAS domain-containing protein, with protein sequence MANSVIQLIQSNRAQLLDLWIQRQLTSDSLRDDLMTNDELRAQSEELVNALARGLTEENINEVDSPQFDEVYEILSGISVSRAQQGFSPRETGLYIFSLKEAILDLLRQEVTDANQLFEESLKVNRLLDGLGVITFETFIKGREEVILRQTEEISDISTPVIQIWEGILALPIIGTLDSSRTQVVMENLLQKIVDTGSNIAILDISGVPAVDSLVAQHLIKTVSATRLMGAECIISGIRPEIAQTVVHLGIDLSNIITKASLASALKHAFAMSKMVVKRTDADKKSF encoded by the coding sequence ATGGCTAATAGCGTTATTCAACTCATCCAATCAAACAGAGCACAATTGCTGGATCTCTGGATCCAACGACAACTGACCAGTGACAGTCTTCGGGACGACTTAATGACCAACGACGAACTGCGTGCTCAATCCGAAGAATTAGTAAATGCCTTAGCCAGGGGTTTGACGGAAGAAAACATCAACGAGGTTGATTCTCCTCAATTTGATGAAGTATACGAGATCCTATCCGGAATTTCGGTTTCCCGCGCCCAGCAGGGTTTTTCGCCCCGCGAAACAGGTTTGTATATTTTCAGTTTAAAGGAAGCCATCCTGGATTTGCTCCGGCAGGAAGTAACCGACGCCAACCAGCTCTTTGAGGAAAGCCTGAAAGTCAATCGTTTACTAGACGGCCTGGGCGTGATTACGTTTGAAACCTTCATCAAAGGCCGTGAAGAGGTAATTCTGCGGCAGACCGAGGAGATCAGCGACATTTCAACCCCGGTTATCCAGATCTGGGAAGGGATCCTGGCACTGCCGATCATTGGTACGCTGGATAGTTCGCGAACGCAGGTGGTGATGGAAAACCTGCTTCAAAAAATTGTCGACACGGGCAGCAACATCGCCATTCTGGACATCTCGGGGGTCCCCGCCGTTGACTCGCTGGTGGCCCAGCACCTGATCAAAACCGTAAGCGCTACGCGTTTGATGGGCGCCGAGTGCATCATCAGCGGTATCCGGCCCGAAATTGCGCAGACCGTCGTTCATTTGGGCATCGATTTGTCAAATATTATCACGAAAGCATCCCTGGCCAGCGCCCTTAAGCACGCCTTTGCCATGAGCAAAATGGTCGTCAAGCGGACCGATGCAGATAAGAAGTCCTTCTAG
- a CDS encoding STAS domain-containing protein produces MDKIPILRMGPFLLVTIQVDLYDRLALNLESDLVQRVHQTGARGVLIDISAVSIVDSFMGRILGNIASMTRVLDAETVVVGMQPAVAITLIELGLSLKGVHTALDVERGMALLQAKLDWDNDVADDDGDDIE; encoded by the coding sequence ATGGATAAAATACCCATCCTGCGAATGGGGCCCTTTCTGCTGGTCACCATTCAAGTTGATCTCTACGACCGGCTGGCCTTAAACCTGGAAAGCGACCTGGTTCAGAGGGTTCACCAAACCGGGGCCCGGGGGGTGCTCATTGACATTTCGGCGGTATCCATCGTTGATTCGTTTATGGGCCGCATCCTGGGCAACATTGCCAGTATGACCCGCGTACTGGACGCCGAAACCGTTGTCGTGGGCATGCAGCCCGCGGTAGCCATTACCCTGATCGAACTCGGCTTATCGTTGAAAGGCGTCCATACCGCCCTCGACGTTGAACGAGGAATGGCCCTCCTGCAAGCGAAGCTTGACTGGGATAATGACGTGGCGGATGACGATGGTGATGACATTGAGTAA